CTCCAGGTAGAGGATAACACATTTTGGATTCAAACGTCCGTTAAACGAAGAACATGAATATGggtttgctagctagctatctagctagcttAACGCAATTTAGTCAAAAACAGTTGGTGACATATTACTGATTAATTCTTGTATGACTTTTACCCGAATTTAGAAGCTAAGTTAATTTAATTGTCTTTATTTGTTTTACCAGAACCATGACACAATCAGGATGATTAGCGCGCAGCAGCACCGAATCAGATTTTCAGACAGTGTTGAGTCCGGAGCCTTTATTTTTCCTCTGTCAGGTAAACCTGCTGCATTTTCTGCTGTTAGACAATCTCAATATCTCTAACACCAAATAGAGCCCTCTCGGAATACACTTGCCTTACATTTTTACACCAGTAGCCTACAATATTAActttgcagaaaaaaacagtagtacACTACTTTGGTTGCTTTTGGATCCTTATCTCAGAACTTAAAAACACAGACTACAAATATTCTTTATAATCAATACTGCATggccaaagtaacaaaaaagtaacttgtttaaaggggtgatagaatgattatatagggtatttcacactgttccttaaggtctcctaatggggtatgtaacattggttgggctgaaaatggcctggttgatattttattggcccttatgcatccctgtgttttggccctatttatAACATGagattttcttccaaatatggtatactcatgaatattcagatgagctgcgcgctgattggttgagcgaatccccatacacacacattagagacgcgtgctgattggttgagcgaatccccgtacacacacattagcgatgacagaatctcatattccagacactgcaatgtttcgttaccaaattcacttttttatgtgagaaatcaactatataatgctcaaatatgggcagttttacgaaaacgtatggctaattgcaaatttggtaagacgtgtcggactttaggagctccacacagtctgacaagaaagcggcagcctgttGGGCTCCATACCAtatggattactgcactaccggggctccgcggccggctgccagcataactataatatatttacagtttgaatttcgtcacggcacttatatcacagctaccccaaggtcttataaagctaacaatggtgtcagatttcaatttaattttttttctgtgaacagtaggggtttcgttagctgtgactgtcccttcaatcctatgtgtacagattgcggctagttagcttcattttcggcgtaattagagtatatttacagttagaatttcgtcacgccacttatataaccgCTACACCAAGGtctataaagctaacaatggtgtccgatttcaattttataaatttttgtgaatttcagaggaattctaagaggaggctagctagctagctctcattgatagagctccatccagccgcaggctctatcaatgagactcacggacaagaggcgtttatttcaccgatcctttgtttaaataactcaacacataattacacacacattataagattaactggaacctgtggtaatagattgctggcgtaacaagctcactgaccgcgctctcactcacacacggggcatttagcaggaagaggggagctgcaggccctggagctttgtCCAGGCAGCTgcgtttggtagtccactaacccaaaaaactgtgactttgcgcgggtatggagtgccgtgggctgccagacgtgacggagctcaatcgagctcacagcaggccggggtctgtgaaggaaggcaggccaggcggcgaggcagcaacacaggcagcaccggccgctgaactccgacacccagtcggacaaaatttgcaattagacatacattttcgtaaaacggccaatatttgacctctacatagttgatttctcgcataaaaaactctcagaagtgaatttaatggtaaaatagcagatgaacaatgtgtacaatttctgagatctgcaggacctagattcagaagactagctgatctcaggtcagttgtgtagcctatgtaaatgttggggcgtgacaaagagagagactagagccaaatgaggaggagccgccgagttgacgtcaacgaggcggcttgttgagatttgcccgttttcagaggcagtttcaaattgtgagatttgctgaagaaagaggtgtcaatgggatttagaggttctatgtatgtcctagttacccactaaactgtcattattcaactatgacaaggtaaaatcggttttgcattctatcacccctttaaacaagtaatgcatttttgtgtttagtttatttgtaacatttacAACTTCCCCAGGTACAGCATTTCTGTTGGTTGACCCTCAAGACCTCctggagcattttgaggaatctGGACTCATTAAGAGGATAAGGACATTTGTGCAAGTACACCGGAACAGCTTTCTACTTCTATATGCCCCCTTTAATGGGAAAAAGGAATTGGAAATCTTGTCGGTGATTCAACTGAGGTAGATACATGGCTGTGCTAGTGGCTGTTTCAGTCACTTCCCCAAGTTGTTACCTGGAGGGATTCTACCCAACTTGGTTTGTTTAACTGACACTGGTTACAAAGGCATTGTGATTATAAGATTTAGATTATTtggctttttctctttcagatTCTTTGGCAGCAATCTCAGGATACTGCCTGTGCGAAACAATGCAGAGATTGTCAAAGGAATGTTGACAATTGCCAAGGTAAAGATAGAGGCAGTGCACAAAAGTTATTTGGTCATTCTAGATAATACATTAGATGTTGTTTCCTTGTAATACTTTGAACTAAGCACAGGCTCATTTGTCTGCAGGCCACCAGTAAGCCCCATGTAGACAGTATCCGTGACCGGATGTCTCTGGCTCGGGCTCACATCATTGAAAGCAGTCCTGTGTGGGAGATGCTTAGGGACATTCTATAAAGCTCAGCATATGATCCAGCATTTTTTCACACACTTCACacttgtgttgttttatttgatgctataacaGCACAAGCTTtacatttgtttacaataactttggcatagaaaagaaaataattgtaaTCAATGCATGTTTCTGTATCGGCCAAACAGAGCAAATAAAGTAAAACTGTGTTTATAAAAATAACCCAGAAGTGACACTTGAGCCCCTCAATTTAGTTTGGGATCTTCAGCTTTTCCTCTGTGATCTCTTCGATACGGACTATAAGACTCTCCATCAGGTCAAATGTCACCAAAGCACTCTGCAACACCTGTGACACAAGAGAATAGTCAGCTTGCTGGTCTTACATAGACCAAAATCAAAATGATAGTTAATAGGAAAGAAAGTTTCAGTACCTGGTGCTGTACCTGTGGGGACATATTGGACACTTTCTGGTGTTGCACTGTAATGCTTTTGACTAATCTGGTGGATCTGGCAGCATCTCTGGCTTCTGAGGAGGAAAAATAAAGATGGTTCATAGTATGAAAAACAGACTATTGTACTGCCGTTTGAACAATGTTATTTCAATGGCCTTTTGTTACATAGAGTAGGAGCTAATGCCTACCTTTTGCTTTTAGCTTTTGATCTTCCCTCAGTGCCTTCAGTTCAGCAGAATAATATCCTCTTGAAATGCTGATACACACACGGAGCATTTTTAGGTATTCGTCTTTGAGCCTGCACAGCTCTTCCCACACACCTGTCTGAAGGTAGGATGAGTAAAGCATCATCAACATTTGTGCATTAACCAGGCTGGCTGGCAGAAGAGCACTGACAGTGTTGAATTAGACTGACTTACAGTTCTCCTTAGTTCTCTGTCTCTAATAAGGATGTAGCGTAGAAGATTTAGACTCTCCATTATCCTGGATCAACAAAGACAGGGCATTGCTTAGTGGCTTAATCTGGAAAAAGTGTCCCAGTTCTCACAATTACAGACATTTTGTCTTTGAATCTCTGTAGGAGAGCGGAATTGTGAAAAGGCTGAGAGTggtttgaaaaagaaaacacaggtcACAGATGTCTGTAACTTAATCAGATCTAAAGTTGATTGTGTCACATagaatcaacatttatttagcttaatttttgtttggttttccaTATATTTTACGTTGGCCAAAACATATCGTATATACATTGCTCGAGCTTGCATCTCTTGTACATATGTGGTTTGTGACGACCAAATAAAGGCAAAAACTTCTGACTTTGGTGATTGTGCCATAGCCTGACTGACACTAAGGGACCACTGGGAAAATTTGTGGCATGCTTCGGCAAATACTAAATCTATGTAATCTGTAGTAATTGGAATATGCCAAGTGTAGAAAATAATTGAGCAGGCCTGTCTGTATATGTTAAACCGTTGTTCATGTTACTTACCTATCCATACTGTTCAGCAAATCTGTCTCAGCACCTTGTGGCAAATACAACACCAGTCCCAACAACGAGAGAAACTCCTCCCCAAGGAACCACTCATTGGCATTACCCGGCTGGAGGAGAGTTAACATAGATGAAACGCCTAAATGAAATCACCAGCTCAAACACCACCTAAGCATTCAAGACTAAGGTCAAATAAATAGGCAGGATCTTCTAAATTCTTCTAAAACATAGTAATATGACCTTTGTAAGCCCTATCATAAGTCTATTATCTTTTATCTCACCTTCATAGAAAATTCAACTTGATTCCTGGTGTTTTTTACTATGTAACTCTCTACTCCTGCGTGGTTGCTGGTTTTCAACATGCACCTGCAACAGAAAATATGACTTTTGTTGATAGACTTTAGATTAGTATAAGATGTAGCTGCTGAAATACTaaaagaatatttaaaaaaattaaattagaaaaaacattgaataaTAGTTAAATCGGTCAAATGGAGTTgtataaacatatacaacaATTTAACACTGGagcacataaatacatataatacaatatacaaATAATGAGAAAAGAAGGGAAATGTATGGATTGGAGCACAAATGGGTGGAAAAGGACAGCGGTAGTTAAAACTAGGaatgatgaaatgaaaaaattCCAAAAATGTGAGTATTCAGTATGAATTAGATAAATATCAATATATGGTAGATGCTAAATAACTTTGACAGTGGAATAAAATCATGTGTGAAAATAAAGCAAATATACAGTAAAGCATGTGCAAAATGTGCATTGTATTCACACACATTGTCTCGTCCAGAGATCATGCAGCCTAACAAGTTTATAAAAGcatgtacagtactgtatgtatttgtgcTGTTGACACACATGGACATTTGGTTTGGTATTTTCTTACTTCTCTGATGATTCTCACCTGAAGAACTTGTGCTTTGCTTCAACATCTAATTTATTGATGAACAGCTGTAAAACCTGTAGTCCTGATTCTCTCTGGGAAAGCAGAGTCAAAAAAAGACAATTCAACAAATTGATGAGTTTCATAGTCGCACAGATGTAGAATACATTCCTCTCATCGAGCATAATTGTATACTCACCAAATGCTGCATTGGGCAGTCAGTAAGAACGTGCCTCAGGTTCTGTGAATTTCAGCACATCACAGGTCACTGATTGGTCAAAATAACTCATATAGATCATTCATTTGAATTAACTATATCTACAGATCAGCATGCAATGGTCTACTGTGCTCACGAATATTTGGTCAGCATAATCAGTTTTAATATTACCAATAGAATTTTATTCaaaatatatgttttaaatgtttcagccaattttattttttaaatacggTCAACCAGTTAAAGCCAAAAGTCTCATTCCCCCTTAAAAAGCAATTGCTAAGTGATTCAGTTGTACCGATAAATACCTTACCAGAACCTTGCAGATAAATTGCTCATTTTGTGTGAAAACTGAGGCTGGTGGCATGCTTGTATTACCTGTGGTACACTATAGAAGCTCTTCAGTTCCAGTAGACTCACTGGAAGGCTGTTGTCCTGCACACTCTCCAAGCTTTTTGCATACAGTGCCTGAGTGGAAATAGACAATTATGACAAAGAAAAATGACCTCAGTTTTCTGCTTTCATGTCTGATCACATctctaagactttttctacaTGTTGGTGGGGCCTTACCAGTCCTTTGAGCAAGTATGATTCCTTTTTGCTGTCAAAGaaacaacattacagattacacAAAGAACtcaatcattttaaaaggagAACTATATTCAGTTCGTATTGTACAGAAAGCATACCTAGTGAGTAGTTGATTGATGTATTCCATGTTGCACTGAAGAACAAATACAGGACTGGAACAGCAGGAAACAGTACAATGTAAATTGTTTGTCTAATGACAGTACAAATGAACACTGTATTATGGTGAATGTGCATTATCATTTTCAGTATTTCACCTGAATACTGCGGGAAAGCTGTCGATGGTGATGAGCTGGACAAACAGTAGATAAGCCAGACAAGCTCTTGACTCCTTGGACtgactgttgtctgtctgggtgCTTTTCTTTAGAGTGCTGAAGAAAAGGAGCTCTGACAGAGACTCTTGGATTGCAGGTAGTGTGACCTGTAGTGATGCAAAGTGAATTTGCCTGTTTTAATGAACAAAATCATATTGAAACACCTTCCATTGTTTGACTGCTTTCCCACtgatagaaaagaaagaaaaactctTACCATTATCTCTGTTGCAAAGAGCCACAGTGACGATTTTCTATCCCGGTTCAGTTCAGCCTCAAGCAAGGGCTCCCTCAAACTCCTCATGCAGCTGCACATAAGTATAGCCTTATACATAAGCCTTTTAcaattgttttgttattattgCTTCTACTCCACAATTCTTATTTTAACCTCATACCAAaatgaaaagtgtttttttttttagctttcatcaagaagaaaaaaactgcaCTAAAACTTAGGTAAAAATGAACAAAGATTGACACATATGTaaataataaagataaaaacaaagaaaaactacAAGCAAgtgaaaaatctaaaataataatttactcgGCCTGAGCCagccaaacagaaaaaaacctaCAACTTGAGAAGCTCAGTCCTTAGCTCCTCATCCTCAGATGTGGTAGTGCAGTTTTCATTTTTCCTCTTCACCTCCTCTATGAATGGCTTTGTAGACACAGCCAAGGCATTGTAGCAGCGACACAGACCATACTCATCAGCCTCCTCTTGCTGCTGGGTATAAGGCACAGGCAGCCTGGACAACTGCTTTTGCAGGGCGGTCAGAGCCAAGCCCACACAGGCTGCCTTGTTGTCATCCAGCTGAAGCAGCACTTTTCAAGACAAGCTTGATGTTAGCATAAATGTACAGCAGGGGGAGCCAAACCCCCTTTTATTAAACCTTCAATGAATATATCTAGAGGTAGTAAGACCTACACTAAGTTGCCAGTTTATTGGCTACAAAGCCAAAaataatgcagtctaatacaacagtccAGCAATAGATCATCCCTTCCTGAAGGTTATAATGTGCATATTTTTGTGGAAAGTtgttgattcaactttatggtCATTTTGGAAGCAGCAGTTTGTGATGCTGTCGAATTGTAAAGCATTAAACTGACAAGTGTTATTATTTCTTCCACCCCATTTATATCAATGAGGGTAGGCTGAAtaacagaaaccgctctcctcatcTAATAAACTAACAACTGAGTATGACAACTAGCACGTATTTTGTAGAAAAGTGGGAGACGTTTCCAAGTAAAATCAAGGAATAAAGAATTTTTGTAAATGGAATATTAGCAGTAAGGTTTAAAGTACTTGCATTATGCATTATACAAGTTGCTATAAGCCTGCATACAATGAagtatgtctctctctttaggAATTACAAGTGTGATAGTTTTTTGCATGAATGTCATTTACACATCACAGAGATAAATTAAGCTACGTATTATGATTATTGGCATAATGCCTAATATCGTGAAGCAGGAGTATCAACTCCTTTCATTCATTTTGCAAGAGTTACAGGTGTCAGAGAAAGTGTTACTGTGGTGCTTTATTCCTATGTGGGTTGAGGATGTGTAAGTAGGTAATAGCATTGCATCAAGTGTTGTGTTACCTGTTTGAAGATGTGGAACAAGGGTTAAGATGGTCTCAGAAATGGCCCCTGGATCAATGTCTTCAATCAGTTCAAGCAAGCTGTGCATGAGTTTATTCGGGCTGCAAGTCTAAACAACAGAACAGACACTAAACCTAATGTATAAGAAGCATGTCTCATTGTATAGATGAATTGTTTGTACCTACCCTGGTCAAATGTGTGATGGCAGCCTGGCAGTGATCAAGACTCTTCTCTTTTTGAACTACTTCATTTACAAGAGGTGCCATTAGAACATAACCCATAGACTTCACAATCCCCTAGGTGCAAGAGAAAAAAGTCATTACAGTATACTTATTAGCTATGTGTGTAATTTTGTGTTACACTTTAATTTCCCAATAATTTCCAAAAAGTTGCCTGGAAAGAATTGTGTAATTTGGTAAAAACCAAAGTGAGTATTCATTCATCACACATTTATTATCAGAAACTTAATAttgatatttatttaattttatacttGTAGacaattttttacattttcgcATGATTAGCTGAACTGGTGTGCACTGACTGAAATACCAGGTTACACAAGCAATTTATTACAATGTATCAATTTGAAATGTACTGAACACTGTCTATTTTTGTCCCTATATTTTAAGAGGCTCCAATGCCACACTGAAAAGAACTGTACCGTAGAATACTGTACATATTACATCATGGACATGTAGTGTTTATTGGTAGATGCCACATGACCAAGTCTTATTCTCGATGACCACGTTCAATTTCAGGGATTTCTCATTCGATAATCAATCATTTGAACCCCCTGAGATTGTTTTGGCCTCAGAAAGAGGAAGGAGTAAGAAATGGCATATGCTTCTAAATGTGCGCTAGGGCACTTAGAGGAGGGCAGTATTGAAGAGGGTTATCATTGGAGCGAGAAATCTAACTGAATGTCTGCTTGTTTACTCCCAGCACCTCCAGGTCAAGAGGCCAGCAGGCACAGAGTAGTGGCTGCCTGCATGTCGATGTTTAGCATATTTTGGTAGCAGGGAAGTGGCTGCTGCTGTTCGCTTCAGTAGCTACTGTATGTGCCTGCTCAGGAGGCTGCTGTGTGACTGCGTATGTTAGTGCTGTATGACAGATTAACACTGAGTGTCTTTGTCACTTCATAGGTGTAGGGTATGACGACTGTTAGTCAGGATAGAGGATAGAACAGATCTGTCTCTGTCAGTACTCTGAAGTACCTGGTTTTTCTCATCCTGAAGAAATTTCAGTAGTTGTGCACTGTCACCCTCGGTGAGACAGGCAGATCCAAAATCCTTAAACTGCTGGTAGTCCTCTGGCTTCAAATATTCTTCTGGAGTATCTAGCTAAATACAAGATAGAGGCAGAACACCTGTTAGTGATCACCATATGTCAGCAGAATTTTATTCTCAGCATAAACCATAAGAAAcaaatattcattcattcattcaagccTTTATGTAAGACTTAATTGAGGGAGACCCTCAGTTTAAATGCTGAGCATGAACAAAGACATCAACCAAATAATAAGAAAACCAgttaaaatagaaatacaatCATACACAACAAACatcagttaaaacagttacccTTACAGGCCATAGTGGAAAttattaagtaaaagtaaaatgtccAAGTAAAATGTTCCAAGCCAtgtgaaaataattatttttagatCATGTTGCAAGAGTTTCCATGAGTTAGCTGCAGTCTTTCCAAGTTCAGTCCTGGCACAAGGTACTTAAGTacttggggtggcagtagctcagtctggaGAGAGTTGGTTTGGGAAACGGAGGGATTCTGGTTCAAGTCCttgtacggaccaaagtacggaGTGTTGAAGTGTAGCTTttagaggtgccagttcacctcctgggcactgtcaaggtgctcttgagcaaggcaccgaaccctcccaactgctcagggtggctgtccagcagtcgcagccgccttactctgacatctctccatttgaaCATGTAAGGGACCTGAGCATtttaggcctgtgtgtagtgtgttctaacaactgagtgaaattttttttaatattcccccatgggatcaataaagtatacagtattattattattattattgaagaCACTGAAACAGGACCTTGGTTCCAATGCAACATAGGCTACATGTAATATATGAAGGTACTTATTTTTAAACAGATACCAGTGATTATTACATCTCTCAGTCAGAGAAGACCAACTAACCTTATCAT
The Perca fluviatilis chromosome 9, GENO_Pfluv_1.0, whole genome shotgun sequence genome window above contains:
- the LOC120565064 gene encoding protein SPO16 homolog, with protein sequence MATNKEAIPLWKTTIIVSTSLQNHDTIRMISAQQHRIRFSDSVESGAFIFPLSGTAFLLVDPQDLLEHFEESGLIKRIRTFVQVHRNSFLLLYAPFNGKKELEILSVIQLRFFGSNLRILPVRNNAEIVKGMLTIAKATSKPHVDSIRDRMSLARAHIIESSPVWEMLRDIL
- the LOC120565063 gene encoding glomulin-like isoform X2; its protein translation is MHSLLELIEDIDPGAISETILTLVPHLQTVLLQLDDNKAACVGLALTALQKQLSRLPVPYTQQQEEADEYGLCRCYNALAVSTKPFIEEVKRKNENCTTTSEDEELRTELLKFCMRSLREPLLEAELNRDRKSSLWLFATEIMVTLPAIQESLSELLFFSTLKKSTQTDNSQSKESRACLAYLLFVQLITIDSFPAVFSPVFVLQCNMEYINQLLTSKKESYLLKGLALYAKSLESVQDNSLPVSLLELKSFYSVPQNLRHVLTDCPMQHLRESGLQVLQLFINKLDVEAKHKFFRCMLKTSNHAGVESYIVKNTRNQVEFSMKPGNANEWFLGEEFLSLLGLVLYLPQGAETDLLNSMDRIMESLNLLRYILIRDRELRRTTGVWEELCRLKDEYLKMLRVCISISRGYYSAELKALREDQKLKAKEARDAARSTRLVKSITVQHQKVSNMSPQVQHQVLQSALVTFDLMESLIVRIEEITEEKLKIPN
- the LOC120565063 gene encoding glomulin-like isoform X1 is translated as MMNEDQVKDIIQRWLDTPEEYLKPEDYQQFKDFGSACLTEGDSAQLLKFLQDEKNQGIVKSMGYVLMAPLVNEVVQKEKSLDHCQAAITHLTRTCSPNKLMHSLLELIEDIDPGAISETILTLVPHLQTVLLQLDDNKAACVGLALTALQKQLSRLPVPYTQQQEEADEYGLCRCYNALAVSTKPFIEEVKRKNENCTTTSEDEELRTELLKFCMRSLREPLLEAELNRDRKSSLWLFATEIMVTLPAIQESLSELLFFSTLKKSTQTDNSQSKESRACLAYLLFVQLITIDSFPAVFSPVFVLQCNMEYINQLLTSKKESYLLKGLALYAKSLESVQDNSLPVSLLELKSFYSVPQNLRHVLTDCPMQHLRESGLQVLQLFINKLDVEAKHKFFRCMLKTSNHAGVESYIVKNTRNQVEFSMKPGNANEWFLGEEFLSLLGLVLYLPQGAETDLLNSMDRIMESLNLLRYILIRDRELRRTTGVWEELCRLKDEYLKMLRVCISISRGYYSAELKALREDQKLKAKEARDAARSTRLVKSITVQHQKVSNMSPQVQHQVLQSALVTFDLMESLIVRIEEITEEKLKIPN